A window of Candidatus Dadabacteria bacterium contains these coding sequences:
- a CDS encoding efflux RND transporter periplasmic adaptor subunit: MPHCASGRDVCGFFAVILNSMFRQGRKALIMRTKVFLLFLSFFLFPELSLSQPSDAPVVVSPVVEREVKKPLRLVGATFPARKSVISSEVEGVVEKMNAEEGKYVEKGGTLAEIKSDKIRLALEQLKNERKEALAKAELSEKNLARMGELYDKGIISDGDFDRAKTQRESDQGGLLSLESRIEVAEYDLAASKIAAPFNGYVTQHHAEAGQWLGLGDKVVSFVDIDTIEVKAGIPERYIDDISEGMEVEVILPSHNRLTVSGKISSIVPDADPRAVAFPLRVVLENPDHAIKSSASAVIMVRVGKSEKIKLVPKDSIVSSPQGSTVFAVREGLAHPVLVKEKGWYEGFVHVEGEVRVGESVVVRGNERLRPMQKVRIADTIEQ; encoded by the coding sequence ATGCCGCACTGCGCCTCTGGACGTGATGTATGCGGGTTCTTTGCGGTTATTCTAAACAGTATGTTCCGGCAAGGGAGAAAAGCTTTGATTATGCGAACAAAAGTGTTTCTGCTCTTTTTATCTTTTTTTCTTTTTCCTGAGCTCTCCCTCTCCCAGCCCTCGGACGCTCCCGTGGTGGTATCCCCGGTCGTTGAGAGGGAGGTGAAGAAGCCCCTTAGGCTTGTCGGCGCGACGTTTCCCGCGAGGAAATCCGTCATATCAAGCGAGGTTGAGGGAGTTGTCGAGAAAATGAACGCCGAGGAGGGCAAGTACGTAGAGAAGGGCGGAACGCTTGCCGAGATAAAAAGCGATAAGATCCGCCTTGCCCTTGAGCAGCTTAAAAACGAAAGAAAGGAAGCCTTGGCGAAGGCTGAGCTTTCAGAAAAAAATCTTGCGAGGATGGGGGAGCTCTACGACAAGGGCATTATTTCGGACGGGGATTTCGACAGGGCAAAAACGCAGAGAGAATCGGACCAGGGCGGGCTGCTGAGCCTCGAGAGCCGCATCGAAGTTGCCGAGTACGACCTTGCGGCCTCGAAGATCGCCGCTCCTTTTAACGGCTACGTGACGCAACACCATGCCGAAGCGGGACAGTGGCTAGGTCTCGGGGACAAGGTGGTTTCCTTCGTTGACATAGACACCATAGAGGTAAAGGCCGGGATTCCCGAGAGGTACATAGACGACATAAGCGAGGGCATGGAAGTTGAGGTCATACTGCCGTCCCACAACCGGCTTACCGTTTCAGGAAAGATTTCCTCGATCGTTCCCGACGCGGACCCCAGAGCCGTGGCTTTTCCGCTAAGGGTAGTGCTTGAGAACCCGGATCATGCGATAAAATCCTCGGCTTCGGCAGTAATCATGGTAAGGGTCGGCAAGAGCGAAAAAATAAAGCTCGTACCGAAAGATTCCATAGTCAGTTCCCCTCAGGGCTCTACGGTCTTTGCCGTGAGAGAGGGCCTTGCGCATCCGGTGCTGGTAAAGGAGAAGGGCTGGTATGAGGGCTTTGTGCACGTAGAGGGGGAAGTAAGGGTCGGTGAGAGCGTGGTTGTAAGAGGAAACGAGAGACTCAGGCCCATGCAGAAAGTCAGAATCGCTGACACCATAGAGCAATGA
- the trxA gene encoding thioredoxin, with product MASENIVEVVDSAFDKEVMESEVPVLVDFWAPWCGPCRALSPVIEEISNDYEGSVKVGKVNVDENPQTTMKFRIRSIPTLIVFKNGEVAEQIVGAVPKSEIEKVLNKALD from the coding sequence ATGGCATCCGAAAACATAGTCGAGGTTGTAGATTCCGCGTTCGATAAGGAAGTAATGGAAAGCGAGGTTCCCGTTCTGGTCGACTTCTGGGCCCCATGGTGCGGTCCCTGCAGGGCTCTCTCGCCCGTCATCGAGGAGATCTCCAATGACTACGAAGGCAGCGTGAAGGTAGGAAAGGTGAATGTGGACGAGAACCCCCAGACGACCATGAAATTCCGCATAAGAAGCATCCCCACGCTGATAGTTTTTAAAAACGGCGAGGTCGCCGAGCAGATAGTCGGCGCCGTCCCGAAAAGCGAAATAGAAAAGGTACTGAACAAGGCCCTGGACTAG
- a CDS encoding efflux RND transporter permease subunit — protein sequence MKLVETSIKSPVTVAVGVIFIVIFGAISLLRIPVQLTPDVETLRVTVSTFWRGASPFEVESEIVNEQEDELRGITGLRKLDSESSENSSEVILEFEVGADIDSKVVKVSNRLDQVKEYPDEVDRPVITTVDPRANAMGWFILKPLADNPTDINFYYDFADEIIRTRLERVPGVGASNVFGGRERRIEVLFDPAALAKRNITIAELAASIDRENENFSAGSFDEGKRQYLVRTVGEYRTTRDIGNIVVRTAQSGLPVYLRDIATVRLGYEDPDYTVRQNGEPAIAVNVLRESGANSIEVKEAVFAAVEELNAGVLKDNGLRLRNVYEETGYIKSAINLVRGNLIIGGVLAITVLLLFLRSASSTMIVAIAIPSSVIGTFIVFAALGRTINVVSLAGMSFAVGMVIDNSIVVLENIYRHMQMGKSRVQAAYDGTTEVWGAVLASTLTTAAVFIPIIFIQEQTGQLFRDIAIAISVSVILSLLVSITVIPSASSKYLSAKGAESLERLNLMSRLLGFAGRVSGFINSFTERIMTSVRKRVILVGSFTLLSVLLIIAVLPKTEYLPTGNRNLFFGILVPPPGYNFEEYNSIGRQLEADLEPYINERTSAERGLPRIKNFFYVARGKQIFMGAVAEERKDLKRLFPVLQETVSKIPGTFGVIIQPSIFNANIGEGRSVDVHVTGDDLNEILKTARSVFFMSMESIPGAQVRPIPSLDLGNPEIRIVTEREAASRVGITNSELGFTVRSLIDGVEASEFNLEGQEVDIVLRARQDFSERTQDIENIMITSPSGEVVTVGAVARVSLENGPEQINHYESERVITIQITPPEEVTLEEAIETIEADIISVLKESGQMGERTNFILAGTADKLATAKDALQWNFLLAVVISFLLMAALFGSFLHPLVILVTVPFASLGGFIGLFILNLFTYQPLDILTMLGFVILIGIVINNAILIVHQALNNIRAGMEQQAAIRESVRVRIRPIFMSTLTSVFGMLPLVLAPGEGSELYKGLGSVVVGGLVLSTVFTLFLIPSVFSLMLEFRRRPSFL from the coding sequence ATGAAGCTTGTCGAGACCTCTATAAAAAGCCCCGTAACCGTCGCCGTAGGCGTCATCTTCATAGTTATTTTTGGGGCTATTTCGCTTCTCAGGATTCCCGTTCAGCTCACTCCCGACGTCGAGACGCTCAGGGTTACGGTGAGCACTTTCTGGAGGGGGGCGAGCCCCTTCGAGGTCGAAAGCGAGATAGTAAACGAGCAGGAAGACGAGCTTCGGGGAATAACGGGTCTTAGGAAACTTGACAGCGAGAGTTCTGAGAATTCGTCCGAGGTAATACTCGAGTTCGAGGTCGGCGCAGATATTGACTCCAAGGTGGTCAAGGTATCGAACAGGCTTGACCAGGTAAAGGAATATCCCGACGAGGTGGACAGACCCGTGATAACCACGGTCGACCCTAGGGCGAACGCCATGGGGTGGTTTATCCTGAAGCCCCTTGCCGACAATCCCACGGATATAAACTTCTATTACGATTTCGCCGACGAGATAATCCGCACCAGGCTTGAGAGGGTCCCCGGAGTGGGGGCTTCAAACGTGTTCGGCGGAAGGGAGCGCCGCATAGAGGTTCTTTTCGATCCGGCCGCGCTTGCAAAAAGGAATATCACCATAGCCGAGCTTGCCGCTTCCATTGACAGGGAGAATGAGAATTTCAGCGCCGGCTCCTTTGATGAGGGCAAAAGACAGTACCTCGTCAGAACCGTGGGAGAGTACAGGACTACGCGGGATATAGGGAACATAGTCGTACGTACCGCGCAGAGCGGCCTTCCCGTTTACCTGAGAGATATAGCCACCGTCCGCCTCGGGTATGAGGATCCGGACTACACGGTAAGGCAGAACGGAGAGCCCGCCATCGCCGTTAACGTGCTTCGCGAGAGCGGAGCTAACTCAATAGAGGTCAAGGAAGCCGTTTTCGCGGCCGTGGAGGAGCTTAATGCGGGTGTCCTTAAGGATAACGGGCTTCGCCTGCGAAACGTTTACGAAGAGACCGGGTACATAAAAAGCGCGATAAATCTTGTGAGGGGCAATCTTATTATAGGCGGTGTGCTTGCCATAACAGTTCTTCTTCTCTTCCTGAGGAGCGCGAGCAGCACGATGATCGTTGCGATTGCCATACCGTCAAGCGTCATAGGGACTTTCATAGTTTTCGCGGCGCTCGGGCGGACGATAAACGTGGTGAGCCTCGCGGGGATGAGTTTCGCCGTCGGCATGGTTATAGACAACTCCATCGTGGTCCTCGAAAACATATACCGTCACATGCAGATGGGAAAATCGAGGGTCCAGGCGGCCTATGACGGCACGACCGAGGTCTGGGGAGCGGTTCTTGCAAGCACCCTCACGACCGCGGCCGTGTTTATCCCCATTATATTCATCCAGGAACAGACCGGACAGCTGTTTCGGGACATAGCCATAGCGATAAGTGTCTCCGTCATACTTAGCCTTCTGGTTTCCATAACCGTCATACCGTCCGCGTCCTCCAAGTATCTCTCCGCAAAGGGCGCGGAGAGTCTTGAGCGCCTTAACCTCATGTCGCGGCTGCTCGGTTTCGCGGGAAGGGTGTCTGGGTTCATAAACAGCTTCACCGAGCGGATAATGACAAGCGTTCGGAAAAGGGTGATCTTGGTGGGTTCCTTCACCCTTTTGTCCGTACTGCTGATAATCGCCGTTTTGCCCAAGACCGAGTATCTGCCCACGGGGAACAGAAACCTGTTTTTCGGGATACTTGTCCCGCCTCCCGGATACAACTTCGAGGAATATAACTCCATAGGAAGGCAGCTCGAGGCGGATCTCGAGCCCTACATAAACGAGAGGACCTCGGCCGAGAGGGGCCTTCCCCGGATAAAGAACTTCTTCTACGTCGCAAGAGGGAAGCAGATTTTCATGGGCGCGGTCGCCGAGGAGAGAAAGGACCTCAAGAGACTTTTTCCCGTTCTCCAGGAGACTGTATCCAAGATTCCCGGGACGTTCGGCGTAATAATTCAGCCCAGCATCTTTAACGCCAACATAGGGGAGGGGAGGTCGGTAGACGTTCACGTTACGGGGGATGATCTAAATGAGATACTGAAGACCGCAAGAAGCGTGTTTTTCATGTCGATGGAGAGCATTCCCGGCGCTCAGGTAAGGCCGATCCCGAGCCTTGATCTCGGAAACCCGGAGATCCGCATCGTCACTGAGCGGGAAGCGGCTTCCCGTGTCGGGATCACGAACAGCGAGCTTGGGTTTACCGTGAGGTCCCTTATAGACGGCGTCGAGGCAAGCGAGTTTAACCTCGAGGGGCAGGAAGTAGATATAGTTTTGCGGGCGCGGCAGGATTTCTCCGAGAGAACCCAGGATATAGAAAACATAATGATTACCTCTCCAAGCGGAGAGGTAGTCACGGTGGGAGCAGTCGCCAGGGTCAGTCTTGAAAACGGCCCGGAACAGATAAATCACTACGAAAGCGAGAGGGTGATAACGATACAGATAACTCCTCCGGAGGAAGTTACGCTTGAGGAGGCGATCGAGACCATAGAGGCCGACATAATCTCTGTGCTTAAGGAAAGCGGCCAGATGGGCGAGCGGACCAATTTTATCCTGGCCGGGACCGCGGACAAGCTCGCAACGGCAAAAGATGCGCTTCAGTGGAACTTCCTTTTGGCCGTAGTGATATCGTTTCTTTTGATGGCGGCTCTTTTCGGGAGTTTTCTTCATCCCCTAGTTATCCTGGTCACGGTTCCGTTCGCTTCCCTGGGGGGCTTTATCGGGCTTTTCATACTCAACCTGTTTACCTACCAGCCCCTCGATATACTCACGATGCTTGGCTTCGTGATTCTCATAGGGATAGTCATCAACAACGCCATACTCATAGTTCACCAGGCGCTTAACAACATCCGAGCGGGGATGGAGCAGCAGGCTGCCATACGCGAGTCGGTAAGGGTGAGGATAAGGCCGATTTTCATGAGCACTCTCACGAGTGTGTTCGGCATGCTCCCCCTCGTGCTTGCCCCGGGAGAGGGCTCCGAGCTTTACAAGGGTCTTGGAAGCGTGGTGGTCGGCGGACTTGTTCTCTCCACGGTTTTTACCCTGTTTCTGATCCCTTCGGTTTTCAGCCTCATGCTCGAGTTCCGCAGAAGACCCTCCTTCTTATGA
- a CDS encoding GYD domain-containing protein, which yields MGKYIMLSNLTDEGRRTIKMRPERINEVNRELEEMGAKVEAQYAALGPYDFVNIVEAPDNETITKIVIELGSRGTVHIETLAAIPIGEFEEKLINE from the coding sequence ATGGGCAAATACATAATGCTTAGCAACCTCACCGACGAGGGCAGAAGGACCATAAAGATGAGGCCCGAGAGGATAAACGAGGTTAACAGGGAACTCGAGGAGATGGGGGCCAAGGTTGAAGCCCAGTACGCAGCGCTCGGTCCTTACGACTTCGTGAACATAGTGGAAGCCCCTGACAACGAGACAATCACGAAAATCGTAATAGAACTCGGTTCAAGGGGTACAGTTCATATAGAAACCCTCGCCGCAATCCCCATAGGCGAATTCGAAGAAAAACTGATAAACGAATAG